A stretch of the Lactuca sativa cultivar Salinas chromosome 9, Lsat_Salinas_v11, whole genome shotgun sequence genome encodes the following:
- the LOC111878689 gene encoding flavonol 3-sulfotransferase: MEDMINFKTLPQHSSSWLKGRYTLYKYKGFWNSQKFHEWAFLAHKTFKPNPSDVIISSCPKTGTTWLKALTFAIVTRNKFDESTNPLLTTIPHECIPLLEREFEQIEYNRINNNPDFIPFIATHLPYNSLPESVVSSNCKIVYIYRNTKDVVVSNYQFFRKACKVAEEEACFEDAFDEFCQGISWYGPYWDHILGYWKASLERPQEVLLMKYEDMKRDARSNVKRLAEFIGHPFTIEEEKEGVIECIVKLCSFENLSNLEVNKSGVHSPVGSNGVENHLYFRKAEDGDWEKYFTDEMKEKIDELMDQKMEGTGLVLK; this comes from the coding sequence ATGGAAGACATGATCAACTTCAAAACACTTCCACAACACAGTAGCAGCTGGTTGAAAGGAAGGTACACGTTGTATAAGTACAAAGGCTTTTGGAACTCTCAAAAGTTCCACGAATGGGCTTTTTTAGCTCATAAAACCTTCAAACCCAACCCAAGTGACGTAATCATCTCAAGTTGCCCTAAAACAGGCACAACATGGCTAAAGGCCTTGACTTTCGCCATTGTTACTCGAAACAAGTTCGATGAATCTACCAACCCTTTGCTCACAACCATTCCCCATGAATGCATCCCTTTGCTCGAAAGAGAATTTGAACAAATCGAATACAATCGGATAAACAATAACCCTGATTTCATCCCCTTTATCGCTACACACCTTCCTTACAACTCTTTACCCGAATCTGTTGTATCTTCAAACTGTAAGATTGTTTACATATATCGTAACACAAAAGATGTCGTTGTTTCTAATTACCAGTTCTTTAGAAAAGCGTGCAAAGTAGCTGAGGAAGAAGCGTGTTTTGAGGATGCGTTTGATGAGTTTTGTCAAGGGATTTCATGGTATGGACCTTATTGGGATCATATTTTGGGTTATTGGAAAGCGAGCTTGGAAAGACCTCAAGAAGTTCTTCTTATGAAATATGAAGATATGAAGAGAGATGCTAGAAGCAACGTGAAGAGGTTGGCTGAGTTTATTGGGCATCCGTTTACAATCGAAGAAGAGAAAGAAGGTGTGATTGAATGTATTGTGAAGTTGTGTAGTTTTGAGAATTTGAGCAATTTGGAGGTGAATAAAAGTGGAGTTCATAGTCCAGTGGGGTCTAATGGGGTTGAAAACCACCTTTATTTCAGAAAGGCTGAAGATGGAGATTGGGAGAAGTATTTCACCGATGAGATGAAAGAAAAAATAGATGAATTGATGGATCAGAAGATGGAAGGCACCGGTTTAGTGCTGAAATAA
- the LOC111878661 gene encoding gamma-tubulin complex component 3 encodes MEDDRRVGDLVGELVCHLQSDSSSPHSNSKPKPNPNSEDVKYAIRILSSRMTPLTVTNEAAMANSIKSHMAKQGKLSDALTFADLYSRFASKTGPGSVKNKRAVLYLLKVISEDRSSNPKFQTDRSFADSDTNGNDPSDIKDNSKGRSDNLRALRDHNSKKLKNGGVLSISRDPDDMRDMAYREFAILVEMESDVSEEVLVSDVLSVCQGIDGTYVKFDDTVDGYVLPDSIKVPKATRIMIRKLCELGWLYQKVIRYICENIDGFPSENVGKVAEAFCYALQDELLGYDKLLTTLQSHDLSLRRLSVWLVEPMVKMRRMAVLVDSCRSLKGGAMAGAIHLHAQHGDPLLHDFMKNLLQKLSSPLFEMVRSWVLEGDLQDSYSEFFVSEQSVKPESLWREGYKVNYLMLPSFISQSLAHQILRTGKSINFLKVCCNDHTWADLATENTSSTWTNPKRGGLGYGETNALESLVTESSKRIDKHLMDVIFNRYKFKEHCLAIKRYILLGQGDFVQYLMEIIEPVLLDPAKTISLLHLSGLLQKAILSSSAQHDDPDILDRLTVKMMPHGTTDGVHDIGWDVFSLNYDPRVPLNTIITESAMGDYLKIFNFLWKIRRVEHGILRSWKTMKPNLITYLLTKLPKGVKFQIVLRRCQVLWGQMSHFLTNLQSYIMFEVLEVSWAKFCNEMEIAKDLDDLIGAHDKYLSSVIEKSLLGESCEGVNKTLLMLFDVMLKFSGVLDKLYEGIFGFGNDKKGKGSKGTDSWVNEGRKAVTQRAGDFINNIGHDLDEVSKEYFLLLKGFICQLPMQQHVDLKFLMFRLDSGYC; translated from the coding sequence ATGGAAGACGACCGCCGTGTCGGAGATCTAGTCGGGGAACTTGTCTGCCATTTACAAAGCGATTCTTCCTCTCCACACTCTAACTCAAAACCTAAACCTAACCCTAACTCTGAAGATGTCAAGTACGCCATTCGCATTCTATCCAGCCGAATGACGCCATTGACAGTGACTAACGAAGCCGCTATGGCTAACTCCATAAAGAGTCACATGGCTAAACAAGGTAAGTTATCCGATGCGTTAACTTTTGCAGATCTTTATTCTAGATTCGCTTCTAAAACTGGACCTGGGAGTGTTAAGAACAAGCGCGCCGTGCTTTATTTGCTCAAAGTCATTTCCGAAGATCGAAGTAGCAACCCTAAATTCCAAACGGATCGGAGCTTTGCTGACTCTGACACCAATGGGAACGATCCCAGTGATATAAAGGACAATTCGAAAGGTCGGAGTGATAATTTAAGGGCATTGCGTGATCACAACtcgaaaaaattgaaaaatggaGGGGTTTTATCTATTTCCAGAGACCCCGATGATATGCGGGATATGGCTTACAGAGAGTTTGCTATATTAGTAGAAATGGAGAGTGATGTTTCAGAAGAGGTTTTGGTGAGTGATGTGTTGTCTGTTTGTCAAGGAATCGATGGCACgtatgtgaaatttgatgatacTGTTGATGGATATGTTCTACCAGACTCtatcaaggttccaaaagctacTAGAATCATGATTCGGAAGCTATGTGAGCTTGGATGGTTGTATCAAAAGGTAATCAGATATATTTGTGAGAATATAGATGGTTTTCCCAGTGAAAATGTCGGAAAGGTTGCTGAAGCATTCTGCTATGCATTACAAGATGAGCTATTAGGGTATGATAAGTTGCTGACAACACTTCAATCACATGATCTTTCTCTGAGGAGACTCTCAGTCTGGTTAGTTGAGCCAATGGTGAAGATGAGGCGAATGGCTGTTCTTGTGGACAGTTGCAGGTCTCTAAAGGGTGGAGCAATGGCTGGAGCAATTCACTTACACGCCCAACATGGTGACCCTCTTCTTCATGATTTCATGAAAAATTTACTTCAAAAACTCTCTTCTCCTCTTTTCGAAATGGTAAGGAGTTGGGTCTTGGAAGGTGATCTTCAAGATTCATACTCTGAGTTCTTTGTCTCTGAACAATCTGTCAAACCAGAATCTCTCTGGAGGGAAGGTTACAAAGTCAACTATCTCATGCTTCCTTCTTTCATCTCTCAATCTCTTGCTCATCAGATTCTAAGAACAGGTAAGTCCATTAATTTCCTTAAAGTTTGTTGTAATGATCATACTTGGGCTGATTTAGCAACAGAAAACACATCTTCCACATGGACAAATCCCAAGAGAGGGGGTCTTGGATATGGTGAAACTAATGCACTTGAATCTTTAGTCACCGAATCATCAAAAAGAATAGATAAACATTTAATGGATGTAATTTTCAATCGATACAAGTTTAAAGAACACTGTCTAGCTATCAAAAGATACATCCTTTTAGGTCAAGGTGATTTTGTTCAATACCTAATGGAAATCATCGAGCCAGTGCTTTTAGACCCTGCAAAAACAATCAGCTTACTTCATCTTTCTGGGCTATTACAAAAAGCAATTTTGTCATCTAGTGCACAACATGATGATCCCGATATTCTAGATAGATTAACAGTTAAGATGATGCCACATGGCACAACAGATGGGGTCCATGACATTGGGTGGGATGTGTTTTCTTTGAATTATGATCCAAGGGTTCCATTGAACACCATAATTACAGAATCTGCCATGGGTGATTACTTGAAAATCTTTAACTTTTTATGGAAGATCAGAAGGGTAGAACATGGAATCCTTCGTTCATGGAAAACCATGAAACCGAATCTGATTACTTATTTACTGACTAAGTTGCCAAAGGGTGTAAAGTTCCAGATAGTTTTAAGAAGATGCCAAGTTCTTTGGGGGCAAATGAGTCATTTCCTTACAAACTTGCAGTCGTACATAATGTTTGAAGTGTTGGAGGTTTCATGGGCTAAGTTCTGTAACGAAATGGAAATAGCTAAAGATCTTGATGACCTAATTGGTGCTCATGATAAATATTTGTCATCAGTTATTGAAAAGTCACTTCTTGGAGAAAGTTGTGAAGGTGTTAATAAGACTCTGTTGATGTTGTTTGATGTGATGTTGAAGTTCAGTGGTGTTCTTGATAAGCTTTATGAAGGAATATTTGGATTTGGAAATGATAAAAAAGGTAAAGGTTCAAAAGGAACAGATTCATGGGTTAATGAAGGGAGAAAAGCTGTAACACAACGTGCTGGtgattttataaataatattggACATGATTTAGATGAGGTGTCGAAAGAGTATTTTTTGTTATTGAAGGGGTTTATTTGTCAATTGCCTATGCAACAACATGTTGACTTGAAATTCCTCATGTTTAGGCTAGATTCAGGTTATTGCTAA